One genomic window of Mus pahari chromosome 23, PAHARI_EIJ_v1.1, whole genome shotgun sequence includes the following:
- the Zar1l gene encoding ZAR1-like protein: MGAPIFLARPRVPANVSQSCMDPYNRAQLQAVSTQMNPNLGLWLRKVHTKEVGVQVSLRVDKSVQCSLGSQTLHSSSLTDRTSSRKPTEAWEVGRRVLIRRPQDGEDEESQELTGPTEANQLLLPTWRRDSEEQFPRLKELGEEYAPSPQDRKGKQFLELKYGYFHCKDCKRRWESAYVWCISGTNKVYFKQLCNKCQKSFNPYRVEAIQCQTCLRFCCSCSPKKRHIDVRRPHRQELCGHCRDKKFSCSVFFSLK, translated from the exons ATGGGCGCTCCCATTTTCCTAGCCAGGCCTAGGGTACCAGCAAATGTCTCGCAGTCCTGTATGGACCCTTACAACAGGGCTCAGCTTCAGGCCGTTTCCACTCAGATGAACCCCAACCTGGGTCTATGGCTACGCAAGGTCCACACCAAGGAGGTGGGCGTACAGGTGAGCCTTCGAGTGGACAAGTCAGTGCAGTGTTCACTGGGGTCACAGACCCTACACAGCAGCTCCCTCACGGACAGAACCAGCTCTAGGAAACCCACCGAAGCTTGGGAAGTAGGGCGGAGAGTCTTGATCCGGCGACCCCAGGATGGGGAAGACGAGGAAAGCCAGGAGCTCACAGGACCTACAGAGGCCAATCAGCTGTTGCTACCTACATGGAGACGGGATAGTGAGGAGCAGTTCCCAAGGCTGAAGGAATTGGGGGAGGAATATGCCCCCAGCCCTCAGGACAGGAAGGGCAAGCAG tttttggaACTAAAATACGGCTATTTTCACTGTAAAGATTGtaagaggagatgggagagtgCTTATGTGTGGTGCATCTCAGGTACCAACAAG GTTTATTTCAAACAGCTCTGTAACAAGTGTCAAAAGAGTTTTAACCCTTACCGAGTAGAAGCAATCCAGTGTCAG ACCTGCTTAAGATTCTGCTGTTCCTGTTCTCCAAAGAAAAGACACATTGATGTCCGGAGGCCACACCGCCAGGAGCTCTGTGGCCACTGCAGAGACAAGAAATTCTCCTGTAGTGTCTTCTTCAGCTTAAAATAA